From a region of the Zingiber officinale cultivar Zhangliang chromosome 10B, Zo_v1.1, whole genome shotgun sequence genome:
- the LOC122029710 gene encoding uncharacterized protein LOC122029710 isoform X3 has translation MLHSTIRRHALLPLPQFHRIFFATSTSSPLSGGSTSSRDSHFMVEYLVNSCGFSVEEASKASKPLAHLRSTENPDAVLSFFRSQGIDGANLRKIISIRPSFLCWNVESNLTPKFQFFRDLGLSESDLVAVIMKNPSIISFSIQHTLLPRLNVWENLFGSRELLLKNIRKRCWFLNNRCENVASKGSWTRSD, from the exons ATGCTCCACTCGACCATCCGCCGCCATGCGCTTCTTCCCTTGCCCCAATTCCACCGCATCTTCTTCGCCACCTCCACTTCCTCCCCCCTGTCAGGCGGCAGCACCTCTTCTCGTGATTCTCACTTCATGGTCGAGTACCTCGTGAACTCGTGCGGATTCTCCGTGGAGGAGGCGTCGAAGGCCTCCAAGCCCCTCGCGCATCTCCGATCGACCGAGAATCCCGACGCTGTTCTTTCTTTCTTCAGATCTCAAGGCATTGATGGTGCAAATCTCAGGAAGATAATATCCATCCGACCCTCATTCCTCTGCTGGAATGTGGAATCAAACCTCACCCCGAAGTTTCAATTTTTTCGCGACCTGGGGTTGTCAGAATCCGACCTCGTTGCTGTCATCATGAAGAACCCCTCCATCATATCCTTCAGCATCCAGCATACTCTTCTCCCCAGATTGAATGTATGGGAAAACCTCTTTGGATCAAGGGAGCTGCTCCTCAAGAATATTAGGAAGCGGTGTTGGTTTTTGAACAACAGGTGTGAAAATGTG gcgtCAAAAGGGTCGTGGACCCGATCAGATTaa
- the LOC122029710 gene encoding uncharacterized protein LOC122029710 isoform X2 gives MLHSTIRRHALLPLPQFHRIFFATSTSSPLSGGSTSSRDSHFMVEYLVNSCGFSVEEASKASKPLAHLRSTENPDAVLSFFRSQGIDGANLRKIISIRPSFLCWNVESNLTPKFQFFRDLGLSESDLVAVIMKNPSIISFSIQHTLLPRLNVWENLFGSRELLLKNIRKRCWFLNNRCENVAIHSFLPASSAPTIGIRARPPQND, from the exons ATGCTCCACTCGACCATCCGCCGCCATGCGCTTCTTCCCTTGCCCCAATTCCACCGCATCTTCTTCGCCACCTCCACTTCCTCCCCCCTGTCAGGCGGCAGCACCTCTTCTCGTGATTCTCACTTCATGGTCGAGTACCTCGTGAACTCGTGCGGATTCTCCGTGGAGGAGGCGTCGAAGGCCTCCAAGCCCCTCGCGCATCTCCGATCGACCGAGAATCCCGACGCTGTTCTTTCTTTCTTCAGATCTCAAGGCATTGATGGTGCAAATCTCAGGAAGATAATATCCATCCGACCCTCATTCCTCTGCTGGAATGTGGAATCAAACCTCACCCCGAAGTTTCAATTTTTTCGCGACCTGGGGTTGTCAGAATCCGACCTCGTTGCTGTCATCATGAAGAACCCCTCCATCATATCCTTCAGCATCCAGCATACTCTTCTCCCCAGATTGAATGTATGGGAAAACCTCTTTGGATCAAGGGAGCTGCTCCTCAAGAATATTAGGAAGCGGTGTTGGTTTTTGAACAACAGGTGTGAAAATGTG gcaattcactcctTCTTGCCGGCCTCctctgcacctacaattggtatcagagctcgaccGCCTCAGAATGACTAA
- the LOC122029710 gene encoding transcription termination factor MTERF6, chloroplastic/mitochondrial-like isoform X1 has protein sequence MLHSTIRRHALLPLPQFHRIFFATSTSSPLSGGSTSSRDSHFMVEYLVNSCGFSVEEASKASKPLAHLRSTENPDAVLSFFRSQGIDGANLRKIISIRPSFLCWNVESNLTPKFQFFRDLGLSESDLVAVIMKNPSIISFSIQHTLLPRLNVWENLFGSRELLLKNIRKRCWFLNNRCENVVRPNLNFLRDECDIPLERASLVLKKHPTFIAQNPNSLRALVDRAEGMGFTRRSRIFLWILDILFRTSREKVDAHSKLMSSFGWSNLEFCTAIEKQPGFLNISTDILRLKMEFLIKDIGFTPSGIAKQPRLLVFSLKKRTIPRFQVMKILKSEGLWTSNDKQLMFFTMPDPKFLEKYILPYKDKFPKLLEISCAVAE, from the coding sequence ATGCTCCACTCGACCATCCGCCGCCATGCGCTTCTTCCCTTGCCCCAATTCCACCGCATCTTCTTCGCCACCTCCACTTCCTCCCCCCTGTCAGGCGGCAGCACCTCTTCTCGTGATTCTCACTTCATGGTCGAGTACCTCGTGAACTCGTGCGGATTCTCCGTGGAGGAGGCGTCGAAGGCCTCCAAGCCCCTCGCGCATCTCCGATCGACCGAGAATCCCGACGCTGTTCTTTCTTTCTTCAGATCTCAAGGCATTGATGGTGCAAATCTCAGGAAGATAATATCCATCCGACCCTCATTCCTCTGCTGGAATGTGGAATCAAACCTCACCCCGAAGTTTCAATTTTTTCGCGACCTGGGGTTGTCAGAATCCGACCTCGTTGCTGTCATCATGAAGAACCCCTCCATCATATCCTTCAGCATCCAGCATACTCTTCTCCCCAGATTGAATGTATGGGAAAACCTCTTTGGATCAAGGGAGCTGCTCCTCAAGAATATTAGGAAGCGGTGTTGGTTTTTGAACAACAGGTGTGAAAATGTGGTACGTCCTAACCTGAACTTCTTGCGGGATGAGTGTGATATTCCTCTCGAAAGGGCATCACTTGTCCTCAAAAAACATCCAACTTTCATTGCACAAAACCCAAACTCATTACGGGCGTTGGTAGATAGAGCGGAGGGAATGGGATTTACTAGGAGATCTCGAATTTTCCTCTGGATCCTTGACATTCTGTTTAGGACCAGCAGGGAAAAAGTTGACGCTCACTCCAAGCTCATGAGCAGCTTTGGGTGGTCGAACTTGGAGTTCTGTACTGCGATCGAAAAACAACCAGGCTTCTTAAATATTTCCACAGATATCTTACGGTTAAAGATGGAATTTTTGATCAAGGACATTGGGTTCACCCCATCAGGCATTGCTAAACAGCCGAGGCTTTTAGTATTCAGTTTGAAAAAGAGGACGATTCCTAGGTTTCAGGTCATGAAGATATTAAAATCAGAAGGGTTGTGGACTTCAAACGACAAGCAACTTATGTTTTTCACAATGCCAGACCCAAAATTTCTGGAGAAGTATATTCTTCCTTACAAAGATAAATTCCCTAAACTACTTGAGATCTCGTGTGCTGTAGCTGAATGA
- the LOC122028961 gene encoding transcription termination factor MTERF2, chloroplastic-like, which translates to MLHSTIRRHALLPLPQLHRIFFATSTSSPLSGGGTSSRDPHFMVQYLVNSCGFSMEEASKASKPLAHLRSTENPDAVLAFFRSQGIDGANLRKMISCKPALLCGNVESNFTPKFQFFRDLGLSESDLVHVIMKNPSIMSFNIQHTLLPRLNAWENLFGSRELLLKHIRKRCWFLNNRCENVVRPNLNFLRDECDIPLERASLVLKKHPTFIVQNPNSLRALVDRAEGMGFTRRSRIFLWILDILFRTSREKVVSHSKLMSSFGWSNSEFCNAIEQQPGFLNISTDILRIKMEFLIKDIGFTPSDIAKRPRFLVYSLKKRMIPRFQVMKLLKSEGLWTSKDKQLNFFTMPGPKFLKKYILPYKDKSPKLLEISCAVAE; encoded by the coding sequence ATGCTCCACTCGACCATCCGCCGCCATGCACTTCTTCCCTTGCCCCAACTCCACCGCATTTTCTTCGCCACCTCCACTTCCTCCCCCCTGTCAGGCGGCGGCACCTCTTCTCGCGATCCTCACTTCATGGTCCAGTACCTCGTGAACTCGTGCGGATTCTCCATGGAGGAAGCGTCGAAAGCCTCCAAGCCCCTCGCGCATCTCCGATCGACCGAGAATCCCGACGCTGTTCTTGCTTTTTTCAGATCTCAGGGCATTGATGGCGCTAATCTCAGGAAGATGATATCATGTAAACCAGCACTCCTCTGCGGGAATGTGGAATCAAACTTCACCCCGAAGTTTCAATTTTTTCGCGACCTGGGGTTGTCAGAATCCGACCTCGTTCATGTCATCATGAAGAACCCCTCCATCATGTCCTTCAACATCCAGCATACTCTTCTCCCCAGATTGAATGCATGGGAAAACCTCTTTGGATCAAGGGAGCTGCTCCTCAAGCATATTAGGAAGCGGTGTTGGTTTTTGAACAACAGGTGTGAAAATGTGGTACGTCCTAACCTGAACTTCTTACGGGATGAGTGTGATATTCCTCTCGAAAGGGCATCACTTGTCCTCAAAAAACATCCAACTTTCATTGTACAAAACCCAAACTCATTACGGGCTTTGGTAGATAGAGCGGAAGGAATGGGATTTACTAGGAGATCTCGAATTTTCCTCTGGATCCTTGACATTTTGTTTAGGACCAGCAGAGAAAAAGTGGTCTCTCACTCCAAGCTCATGAGCAGCTTTGGGTGGTCGAACTCGGAGTTCTGTAATGCAATCGAACAGCAACCAGGCTTCTTAAATATTTCCACAGATATCTTACGTATAAAGATGGAATTTTTGATCAAGGACATTGGGTTCACCCCATCTGACATTGCTAAACGGCCAAGGTTTTTAGTATACAGTTTGAAGAAGAGGATGATTCCTCGGTTTCAGGTTATGAAGTTATTAAAATCAGAAGGATTGTGGACTTCAAAGGACAAGCAACTTAATTTTTTCACAATGCCAGGCCCAAAATTTCTGAAGAAGTATATTCTTCCTTACAAAGATAAATCCCCTAAACTTCTTGAGATCTCGTGCGCTGTAGCTGAATGA